GGTTTCGCCTTCCAAGGAAAAGACCCCGGCAATTCTTGAACCCCAAAAGCCGATTGTCGTCGTTGCGCCAAAGAAAAACGACCAGGCCGAGGCCTGGCGGCGGGAACAGGAGCAGCTTCGTCGCTACAAGCTGCAAGCCCAGCTCAGTGCGCTGTCTTCTCCGCTGAGTGCCAAGAAAGGGGAGCAGACTCGGCAGCCGGCCGCACAAGCGAACCCAGGAACGGACGCCCCGGAGGGCCGGCAGCAGGAGACAGGGGACGGGGCAAAGGGACTGGCGGCAAGCCTCGCCGGGCTCGCACCCGGCGACTACAACCCGGCGGCCGACAAGGACAAGGAAGCGTTTTTCAGCCGCGCCAAGCAGCAAGGGGGAGCGGACAAGGAATGGACGCTTCCGGGCACGCGCACGCCCGGGCAACCCTTTGAAGTCAAAACCGGCACGGTCATCCCTGGCGTCATGATCACGGGCATCAATTCCGATCTGCCCGGCTCGATCATCGCCCAGGTCAGCCAGAATGTTTTCGATACGGCCACGGGCCGCAATCTGATCATCCCCCAGGGCGCGAAGCTTTTTGGCGTCTATGACTCCCGGATCATCTACGGTCAGTCGCGAGTGCTCGTGGCCTGGAGCCGGATTATCTTCCCGGACGGCTCGGCGATCACCTTGGGCGCCATGCCCGGCGCGGACATGAGCGGTTACGCCGGCTTCAACGACGAAGTGAACAACCACTATCTCCGTGTGTTCGGCTCCGCCGTGCTCATGTCGCTCATCTCCGGCGGCAACGCCTTCGCCATGGACTCCCTCAATGTGAAGGGGAACACCTCAAGCAACGTCCCTTCCATGCAGGATGAGATGGCCTCGGCCCTGTCCAGCCAGCTTGGCCAAACCACCACCAAGCTTCTGGAGAAAAACCTCAACATCAAGCCGACGCTGGAAATCCGACCTGGCTACCAGTTCAACATCATCGTGACCAAGGACATGGTCATGAAGGCCCCGTATGAGTCCCTTCGGTAGGCTGCGCAAGCAGTCAGCAGGCGTCGGTGTTCCCGGCCTGCGGGGGAACTTCAGGCGTTTTGCCCTTCAGGGCGCAGAACTCCAGATAATCCTCGACGGAATCCGCCAAGGCTTCTTTGAGTTCGTCAAGGGTGCGTCCCTGGAAGGTGATGACATCCGCCAGATGCATGACCTCACCGTGAAATATGCCTGCGTCCTGGTCGTACTCGCACCGCCCCTGATGCCCTTTATACGTCATAATGTTCATAGCATTGCTTCCTTGGGAGCACTTATAGAACGGCTCCATGCGGTTGCGTCAAGGAGGAGAATCAGGCCGGCAATAAAGCCAAAGGGGAGTATCGGTGCCTGCTGACCGGACATACGGTCTCGGGAAGGCCAGACGCCAGCGTCGTTCCCGTTGGCCGTATCTTGTCTTCGTGGCCGTCCTGGCCACGGTCGCCATGTCCGTCGCCACCCAGCGCGTGGCCTTTCTTTATGGTTTTCAGCCCGCTCTGGGGACTCCCTTGGTCAGGGCCTTCGAGGTTTCCTGGTATCTCCCCTGGAAAATCTTCGACTGGCAGGAACATATCGCGGACCGGCACGGCCACATCCAGAAGTCGCTGGCTATCGCCCAGGCCGTCTTCATTCTCCCCCAACTTCTGGTATTTGGCCTTTGGCTTGGTCGCCTGCGCCTGAGCGAAGGCCGCGACGATCTACACGGATCGGCCCGTTGGGCCGATGAGACCGACATCCAGTCCATGGGACTCTTTGGCGGCCAGGGCGTCTATGTCGGGGGTTGGATCAAGGCCTTTCGAGGTTTGCCCGCCCTGGGGCGCTCCCTTGTCGGAAAGCCGGCATCCGTGCAGCTCTATCTGCGTCATAGCGGGCCGGAGCACATTCTGTGTTTCGCGCCGACCAGGTCCGGCAAGGGCGTGGGACTCATCCTGCCCACGCTGCTTTCCTGGTCAGACTCCACTGTGGTCTTCGACATAAAAGGCGAGAACTGGAGCCTTACCGCCGGGTACCGGAAATCCATCGGCCATACGGTGCTCAAGTTCGATCCCTCCGACGCCACGGGTGCTTCGGCCTGCTTCAATCCCCTGGAAGAAATCCGCCTGGAGACCATCCACGCCATTCCCGACGCTCAAAATCTCGTCGGCATGATCCTGGACCCACAAGGCAAGGGGCTGGCCGACTATTGGAACAAGGCGGCTTTCGCTTTTCTCGGCGGGACGCTGCTCCACGCTCTGGTCATGGTCAGGCATAAGGAGCAGCGCACGGCAACGCTTTTTGACCTTTCCCGCACGCTGGCCGACGCCCATCGGGGCGTCCGCGAGCTGTTCCAAGAAATGCTGGACACCGATCACGCCGCCTTGCTGGATACGATTTTTCCCGACGGGCACCAGGGCCAGGACCTGCACGCCTTCATCGCCTCGGCCGCCCGGGAGATTCTCAACAAGGCCGACAACGAACTGTCCGGCGTGGTCTCCACGGCCGTGGCCAACCTGGCGCTGTACCGCGACCCGGTGGTGGCCCGGAACATCGGCCACTCGGATTTCCGCTTGGCCGACCTCATGCACCATGAAAAGCCCGTAAGCCTCTATCTGGTCATCAGCCCGGCGGACATCGACCGTCTACGCCCACTCATCCGCATTGTTGTGAACCTGCTTCTCAGCCGGGGCACGGCTCGCATGGACTTCGGCGAGAAGTCCGAAGGCGTGGCTCCGAAGCATAGACTCCTGCTGCTTCTGGATGAGTTCACCGCCCTGGGTCGTCTCGACAGCATCGAACGGGCCATCGCCTACATGGCCGGCTACGGCATCAAGGGCTATTTCATCGTTCAGGATATCGTGCAGTTAAGCGCCGTTTACGGCAAGGACAACGGGCTTATGGCCAACTGCCATATCCGCGTGGCCTATGCCCCCAACACCATCGAGACCGCTCAGGTGCTTTCCGCCATGACCGGCAAGACCACTGTGGTGGAGAAGAGAACCTCGCTTTCAGGCTCCCGCAGCGGATCGCTTAAGAACGCCTCGGTGAGCGTCTCGGAAACCGCCCGGCCGCTGTTGACCGAAGACGAGTGCATGCGCCTGCCCGGTCCCCAAAAGGATGCCGCAGGCAAGGTCGTCGCCCCGGGCGACATGCTGCTTTTTTGCGCCGGCCGGCCGCCCATCTATGGCCGGCAGATTCTCTACTTTTTGGACCCAGTTTTCTCCCGCCGTGCAGGCATCAAACCGCCTCAGCTTTCAGACTCCCTCAACCGCGAAATTGCCATGCCACCGGTTGATAAGCCCGAGCACGACACGGCCGCTGCCGAGCCGGACAAAGACAAAGGGTATGAGAGTTATCTTGAGCGTATGTAGCCTGACGCTGGCTGCCTTGGGCCTCTTTTGGATCTTCAGCCTGCGGGTTAACGCCACGGCCTCAATGCCCCGAGGCGTTTATCGCCTTATCCCCGGCCTTCTGGAGCGCGACGATCTGGTCAGCTTCTGTCTGGAGGAAGGTGATTTCGCCAATTTGGCTCTGGATCGGGGCTACCTGCGCCCCGGTTCCTGTCCCAATGGCCTGGAACCCCTGCTTAAGCGCGTCGCCGGCATACCCGGTGATCGGCTTGAAATCAGCCAGGGCGGCATCGCGATCAATGGCCGGTTATGGCCCCAAAGCCGGGCTGTTTACCGGGATGGGCATGACCGACCGATGCCTGACGCCAAGAGCTTAAAATCGAGGACGATCCCGGATGGTCTGGTGCTGGTACTTTCCGACCGGCATCCCGGCGGCTTCGACGGGCGGTATTTTGGGTTGGTCCCCATTGCCACCCTGCAAAAGGTCGAGCCTGTATTTCTTTTGGACCCCAAAGGAGAATGACATGGACAAGAACACTCTCATGGCGGCGGCGAATGTGGTGGACGCCCAGGCCACGGAACTCCCTGATCTCGGCATTCCAGTCGATCCCGACGTGGCGGACTTCATGGGCGCTTTCGAAGAAACGGCCGTTGGCCTTGATGATCTGGACGATCCCGAGGGGGACGCTACGGAGGCCGGCCATGGCCGATGACAAGAAAAATCGCAAACCCTTCCATGAGGAGTTTGCCGAGAAGATCATCGAAGACCTGAGGCGCGGTGTGGCCCCCTGGCAAAAGCCCTGGCAGCCCGGCGAGGTCTTTCCGCCCATGAATCCGGTTTCCGGCACGGTTTACAGCGGTATCAACCGGGTCATGCTCTCCCGGTATAGCTTCGATGACCCGCGCTGGATGACGCTGCGGCAGGCCAACACCCTGGATTGTCGCGTCCGGAAGGGGGAGAAAGCCGAAACCATCGTCTACTGGCAATTCTCCAAGGAAGAAGCGGCCCGGGACGACGATGGCAAGCCGGTCCTGGACGGCGAAGGCAATCAGGTCATGGAGAAGGTCGAGCTGACCCGGCCCATTGTCCGTTTTTCATCGGTCTTCCATGTGAGCCAGCTTGCCGGCGAGATTCCTCCCCTGGACAAATCGTCTCTGGTGCCGCCCTGGAACCCGAACGAAAAAGCCGAGGCCATCCTCGTCAACTCCGGCGCGGTCATCAAGCACAACCAGCGCAACCGGGCCTTTTATAGCCCACACGCGGACGAAATCTGTCTGCCGCCCAAAGACCACTTCATCGCCCAGGATGCCTATTACGCCACGGCCTTGCACGAGCTTGGGCACTGGACCGGACATGTCTCGCGCTTGGCCAGAGAATTTGGTCCGTTTGGCTCCGAAGTCTACGCCCGGGAAGAACTCCGGGCGGAAATCGCCTCTTGGATGTTTGGCCAGGACCTGGGCATCGGCCATGATCCGGGCCAGCATCTGGCCTACGTGGATTCCTGGATCAAGGCGCTTGAAAAAGACCCCTTTGAAATCGTCCGAGCCTGCCGAGACGCGGAAAAAATCAAACACTACGTGATCACTATGGAACAAAAGCAGGAACACCGCCAAGACATGGCCCAAGTGCGCGGAGAGGAAGTCGCAGCCCGCGCGCCGTTGGATGTGCAAAGTTCCGAACAGGAAGTCATCAGGGAGCCTGCCGATCGAAAGGTCTTCCTGACGGTGCCCTACCGGGAGAAAGGTCGAGCCAAAGCTGCCGGGGCTAAATGGGCCCCCAAGGCCAAGCTTTGGTACGCACCCGAAGGCGCGGACATGGCCAAACTCAAGGCTTGGTTGCTGGAAAAAACGCCGGAGGTCGCCCCCACCATGCCGCCCCAGGCCGAATTCGCACAGGCGCTCAAGGCGGTCGGCCTCGACCTTGGCGGCCAGCAACCGATCATGGACGGGAAGATTCATCGGACGCCGCTTCTGGACGGGACAGCTGGCAAGTTGGGCGGAGCCTATGTGGGCTACCTGGACGGCATTCCGGCCGGGTTTATCCAGAACCACAAGACCGGTGAGAAGGTAAACTGGAAAGCGACTGGGCACGTCCTCTCTGACGAGCAGAAGGCGGCTCTCAGGGTCGAGGGGGAAAAACGCCGTGCCCAGCAGGAGCTTGAACGACGCGCGCAGCAGGGAAAAGCATCCAAACGGGCGTACGCCAAGTTTATAAACGCCAAGGAGGCCGGGCCGGAGCAGGCCTATCTGGCCAAGAAAGGCGTGCCTGGCATCGGCGTCAGGGAGGACGAAAACGGAAACTTGCTCGTGCCGGGGTATGATACCTCCGGTTTCATCCATACGCTCCAGACGATTTCCCTGGATGGGAAACAGTTCGAGGCCGGAAGCTGCAAGAAAGGTACCTTCTTTCCCATTGATCCCGAGGGAAGCCTCGGCCAGGACGTGATCCTCATCGCCGAGGGCTATGCCACAGCAGCCAGCGTGCATTTGGCCACAGGCAAGCCGGTGGTGGCCGCCTTTGATGCAGGGAACCTGGAGTCTGTGGCGGTGGCGCTACGAGAGAAGTTCCCGGATGCCCCAACTATCATCCTGGCGGATAACGATCACACTTTGTCTCCGAACGTGGGGGAGGAGAAGGCTTTGCTAGCGGCCAAGGCCGTAGGGGGGCGTGTCATCGTTCCAATGTTCACTGACCAGGAGAAGGCGCGGCAATTGACGGATTTCAACGATCTCCATGCAGCCTGCGGGCTGAAGCGAGTTAAAAGCTATGTGGAGCCGGTGATCGAAAGACTTTGCCGAGAAAGGAGGGAGGCACGGGCGGGACAGGGACAAGGCGCAAGCCATCGAATGTTCCTGACAAATCGCTCAATGTACGGACAAAATTCGATAAATTAACTTCTTATCCAGCTGTCTCGCTGCCCGTCTCTTCGCTTGAAATAACTCTCAATTCGTGTCGATTCTACTCGGCAATGTACAGAAATTATACATGCGGTCACATGAGAGTCCTACCCTGCATCCATGTATAGCTAATTATCAATGATAGTTATGCGTTCAGTCCCTGATGGAACAACATTTGCTATTGGCAAAGTATACAATTTGTCGGTCCAGGGCCTTCGTCCCTGGTCAAAAGGAGTGCCTTTATGAAACGTGTTCTTACCCTTATCACCTTGTCGGCCATGTTGCTGCTGGCCGGTAGCGCCTTCGCCGCCCCTACCGTGATGGGTTTCAGCGGCCCGGCCACCTCGACCGGGGGCAGCACCTCCGCTGTTTATGGACCCAATACGGGTTCCACGACAAGCACCCCTGGGTTCGGCCAGATGGGGGCGAGCGGGGTCATGAGCGGTTTCGGTCAGGCTGGTTCCACCGTGACCACGGACTCGCAGAGCTGGTTCGAATCCATGATGCCCTGGCTTTTCTAAACATCCTCCCCTGGCTTCCCTGGCAAGGTCCAAGGTCCGCCAGCGACGGCCTCAGAGCGCTGCCACCCTCCTCCCAAGCCAACGGGAGGAGGGTGTTTGTTTCTAGAGCACCTCCACCCTATTATCGCTGCAATTTCGCCAGCAGAGTCTTCCTTGTGATCCCAAGCTGCTTAGCGGCTTCGGTCTTATTGCCACCCGTCGTCTCCAGCGCCGCCAGGATTGCCTCACGCTCCACCTCCTCCAAGGGCAGAATTCCTCCTGGGCCTCGATGCGGCGACAGCTCAGTCGGTTGTCCCTCAGGCCCATGAGCTTGGTTGATACTCAACGGCAGCTCCTTCTCGGTGACGAAGTCCCCCGGCATGAGCACGACCGCCCGCTCCACGGCGTTTTCCAGCTCGCGGACGTTGCCCGGCCAGTCATATTTGATGAGCATGTCCATGGCCTGGGGCGTGAAGCCCTTGGCGACCTTCCTGTTCGCCTCAGCGAATTTGCCCAGAAAGTGCATGGCCAAAAGCGGCACGTCCTCCCCGCGATCCCGAAGCGGTGGGACGGTGATGGCCATGACGTTGAGGCGGTAATAAAGGTCTTGCCTGAACTTTCCCGCCGCGACCTCCTTCTTGAGGTCACGGTTCGTCGCCGCCACGATGCGCACGTCTACCCGAAGGACGTTGTCGCTCCCTACTCTTTGTATTTCCCGCTCTTGGATCACCCGGAGGAGCTTCGCCTGCATGGCGGAGGATATTTCTCCAATCTCGTCGAGAAAGATCGTCCCTTTGTTGGCCTGCATGAACCGGCCTTCGCGCCGCTTGTCAGCACCCGTGAAAGCCCCTTTCTCATGTCCAAACAGCTCCGATTCCAGAAGCGTTTCGCTTAAGGCCGCGCAGTTCACGATGACGAGGGGACCGTTCCGGCGCGGGCTGTTGAAATGAATGGCCTTGGCGACGAGTTCCTTGCCCGTGCCGGACTGGCCGGTAATGAGCACCGTCGCCTCGGAGGGCGCGACCATGGCCACCGTCTCCATGAGCCGGCGCATGGCTTCGCTACGGCCGACGATGCTCCTGGGGGCAAACGAGGAGACAAGGCGGTCCCGGAGTTCCTGGTTCTCGGCCTTAAGCGAAACATGCTCCAAGGCCCGCTCCATGGTCATCCGGAGCAGGTCGAAATCCAGCGGCTTGGTCAGGTAGTCGTACGCCCCCGCCTTGATCGCCTCCACCGCCGATTCCACATTCGAATAGGCGGTCATGATGAGGATGGGGATGGAGGGATTGTACGCCTTGATTTCCTTCAGCGCCTCAATGCCACCCATGACCGCCATGCGCACGTCCATGAGGATGAGGTCGAAGGGTTTTTCCCTGGCCAGCGTAACTGCCTTTGTCCCGTCGTCGGCCCCTGCCGCCTTGTATCCCCAGCCATTGATAAGGGCCAAAAGAATGGTGCGGTGCCCCTGGTCGTCGTCAACGACCAGAACGGTCGCTTTATGCTTTTCGGCCATGAAACGCTCCTTCCGGCCGCCCCACGGGCAGGAGGATGTTGAAGGTGGTGCCCCGGCCGGGCGTGCTCTTGACCTTGACCTCTCCCCGGTGGGCCTCAATAATCTTTTGCACAATGGCCAAGCCAAGGCCGGTGCCGGAGGATTTTGTGGTGAAGTAGGGGTTAAAGATGCTCGACAGGCTCTCGGGCGTAATCCCCTTGCCCGAATCTTCCACCTCGATCCGCACGCCCCCTCGGCCGTCGGAGGATGCCCTGACGGCAAGCGTCCCGCCGCCTTCCATGGCCTGGATGGCGTTGAGGTATAGGTTGAGTAGGGCCTGGGTGAGGCGGTCGGGGTCGATAGCGATGACGGGCAGGCTCGCGTCCCGGTCGAAGGCGACCGTGATCTTTTTCCCTTCGGCGTCCTGGCGGACCAAGCGCAGGGAATGCTCGATGAGACCGCCCACATCCATCGGCCGCGCCTTCAGGTCCGATGACCGGGCGAAGTCCAGGAGTTCCGTGATGACCCGGTTCAGCCGGTCCACCTCTTGGGCCATGACGGCGGCAAGCTCCCGGCCATGGCTGCCCTCGGCGCACTGCCCCTCGAAATATTTGGCGAAACCCTTGATTGAGGAGAGGGGGTTTCTGATCTCGTGGGCGACGCCGGCGGCCAGGCTGCCCAGGGCGGCGAGCTTTTCCTTGCGGCGCACCTCTTCCTGGAGCCTTCTTACCTCTCCCAGGTCGCGGAAGATGAAGAGGTTACCGAGGTAGCGTCCTTCCTCGTTAAGGATTTTCGACGCGCTCAGGCTCAAGGGAATATTTTTTCCCCCGTTAAAAGAGCACTCCATATCATGTTCCAGGACAGGTTCGCCCTTGCCGATGACATCCTTAAGTCCACACCATGCTGCGGGCAGAGCCTCCTCCGGGGACTTGCCGACAATGTCGGCCGCCTTGACCCCGGAAATCCTCTCGGCCGCGCCGTTGACCACAGCCAGACGGCCGTCGCTGTCCGTGGTGATGAGTCCAACCGGGAGGTTGTTGATGATCTCTGAAGAAAAAACCCTTGTGTCCTGGAGTTGTCGTTTGGAAAATCGGTAACTTTGCGCCCAAAACAGGGTCATGACGCCGCCGACGCCAAGTAGGAGAAGAATGGCCGACAAAATGACTGTATTGCGCATATCCTCGGCCAGGGCCGCATCAAAGGACGCGACATCAAACGCGGTGAAGACGGCCTGCTTTCCGGTCCCCTGGGAGGCGCTCGGCCCGCTCCATGGACACGAGACCGGCTGTCCGTTTGCGTCGCAGGAATCCAACGCATCGCATCCGGCCAGAGGTTCGAAGTAGCGGTAGACCTCAAAGGCCTTTCGCCCCCCCGGCAGGGTTGTCATCCGCCATTTTTCCTTCGCCCCGATTTCCAGCTCCCTCATCTCTTCGGGACTATGGAGTCTGGAGCCGATCTGGCCCTTGTCGCTATCGGCCAGGATCACCCCAGCCTCATTCGTCACGGCCAGATAGAGGATGTCGGGTTGTTTCGCCATCTCCTCAAGAAGCACTTGGTATTGCTCGCCTTCCCAATGCATCCCCATGCCCGTGCGCGCTCCCGATTCAAATGCTCTGATGAAAGCTGTTCCCTTTTCAAAAAGTGTCTGGGCGGCAAGGCCTTTCTCTCGATGGGTGTTCCGCACCGCCATGACGGCGACAATTCCGGCCAGGATAATGACCGAACCGAGGTAAAGCCACGGTGGCATATTCTCTAAGAAAATGTGCCATTCCTTTGATTTTTTTTGCATAACGACTTCTTTCTCCAGACGAATCAGCTTGGGATGGCCACCGAATGGGAAACAATAAGGCCGCCGCGTAAAAAGTAAACGGGCTTGAAAATAATTTCGAGTAAAATTTACTCGCAAGCTCGGCGCGCCGCATCATCAGCTTCCGTCATATTGAATTTAATCATTTTATTTTAGTATGTTATCCATTGGCTGGGGCTTTGGCACGTCCCTTGCGGTAAGGGAATCAAACTGAGGCGATTTGAAAGATAACAACATCCCACGCTAAACCAGGAGGCCATATATGATGTGGGACTGCGGATTCCCTCTCTCCTCTCTCTGGATAGGAGGCAACGTTCTCTGGGGGCTGGGAGCGATTCTGTTGATGACCGTGCTCTTAGGGATTTTTCTTTTAGGAGCAAGGAAAACCGACAAAACCCATCGTGCCGACAGGGACGATTCCTTGGAGATCATCAAAGCGCGCCTGGCAAGGGGTGAGATCAACCAGGAAGACTACCTGGAAATCAAGAAGGTCTTGGAACAGGCGTAGAATGAGTGAGGCGGACCCGGTTTTCTTTGACACCGAATTGTGCCAGGATGATGGTCCAGGGAGGGCCAGGAAATGACGAATGGGGACATGCTTGAGAGCGGTGGGCCGGGGGTGGAGACCATGGGTCCGGAGGGAGGCCGTAGGCCGACCGGAGGAACCACGGTCGAGTGTTCGGGGCCATTGATGAAGAGCCAGCGGTGGACATCGTCCAGGAAGCGTGAGGTTGTGTTACGCATCCTGCGCGGCGAGCCTTTGAATATGCTCTCCAGGGAACTTGGGGTCGAGATCTATCGGCTTGAGCAGTGGCGTGATGCTGCCTTGGCCGGCATGGACGAGGGACTCAAGAGTCGCATCGGTGACCCACTCCAGGCCGAATTGGACTCAGCCATGAAGCGAATTGGCGAGTTGACCATGGAGACCGAGCTATTGTGGGCACGGGTGAGGCATCCCGGCCCTTTAGCCAAAAGGAGGTCGAAGAAATGAGCTGCACGACCTCCTCAGACATCGGCAAGCCCTATGGCATCAAGCGGGTTTGTTGGATTTGGGGGCAGCCCCGTTCGTCATTTTACTCGGCTCGCCTGGGCTGCCAGTTGGAGAGGGACCGGATTCCAGCCGGGAAACGAGGACCCAAGGCCCTCATTGACGACCTGGAGTTGCTGGGTATGGTCAAGACCGATCTCGACACCTCTCCTTTCCAGGGCGAAGGTCATCGCAAGGTATGGGCGCGCCTGCGGATTCGGGATGGCGTGCGGGTCGGGCGCAAGCGGGTGTTGCGGATCATGCGCGAGAACAATCTGCTTTCTCCATCTCGTGGCCGGCGCGGCAGCGCCATTCTGCATGATGGGCAGATCGTGACCCAGGCCCCGAACGTGATGTGGGGCACTGACGGCGCAAGGGTATTCACCGTGAACGATGGCTGGGTCTGGATTTTCTCGGTGGTTGATCATTGGAATGCGGAGTGCATGGGGTCGCACGTCTGTAAGTATGGAACGCGATTCGCGGCCCTGGAGCCGATCAGCCAAGGGATCATGCCCATTGCCGGTTCGGTCGGACCCGATGCCGGGCGCGGCCTAGCCCTGCGTATGGACCACGGAACGCAATATCTGTCGGACCACTTCCTGAAACAAATCAAGTATTGGGGTGTCAGCCCGAGCTTCGCTTTCGTAGAGCAGCCGCAGACAAACGGCGTGGCTGAACGCTTCAACAAAACGCTCAAGGAGCAGGCGATCTACGGCCGGATTTTCCACTCCCTGGAAGACGTCCGCCAGGCTGTGGGGGAATTCGTTGAACGATACAATGACCAGTGGCTCGTGGAGAAAAATGGCTTCAAAAGCCCACGCCAAGCTCGACGTGATTGGCAGGCTGCCGGCAAAATGCTAACGGCGGCTTAAAGCTAAACTGTGTCCAGAAAACCGGGCGCGGTACACCTCAGGGGGTGCTGTCGGCGCAGTCCGGCGGGTCTCCTGGCTGGAACTATTCCGGGTTCATGAACGGGACGCCGCCTCAGGGAACCACTCCCAGTTCCAGCTACGGATTCGGTACCATGTACAATTTCATGCTGGATTTCATGGGCGATTTCTGGCGGTAACCCGTCGAACAATCCAATGTTGTCAACATGCTTATCTTCCGAATGTTTTAACATCATAAGCAAGGAGAATTTCAATGAACACACGCAAACACCTCGTCGGTCTGGCCCTGGTCCTGGTGGCCCTTTTGGGACTGAGCGGGCTAGCCAATGCCCAGATGGTGGGTTCCGGCACAATGAGTGGGCAGGGTATGATGAATGGGCAGGGCATGATGGGCGGCAACATGATGACGGGCCTGACCCCGGAAAAGCAAGCAGCCGTTCAAAAAATCCACGCCGATTTCAACGCGGTCACCGCCTCCCTGCGTCAGCAACTTACCTCCAAGCAGTACGAATTAAACGCCCAAATCTACAGCGCCACCCCTGACGACAAAAAGGTCCAGGCCCTGACCAAGGAGGTTTCCGACATGCGCGCCAAGCTCTTCGAGGCCCAGGTGGCCCTGCAAGGTCGGCTGACCAAGGAAGGCCTCCCGACCATGGGCGGCATGGGCATGATGGGGTCGTGTATGATAGGTGGAAATGGCATGATGGGGCCGGGCATGATGAGCATGTAGCGCGACACGGGATAGTCACCGAAGCCGTCTGCGACGAGAGGGGGCGCGGCAACCATGCTTCGCCCCTTCCCGTACGCACTTCGCAACAAGTTGAATATTATTTGAGGGAATTGGTATGGACAGTTAGGCCAGTCCTCTCTGCAAGGGATGAGGCAATCCGTAACTGATATTGCTCATGGAGGCTATCGTGTCATTTGAAAACTTGAAGATTAAACACAAATTGACCGCTGGGTTTGGCTTGACAATTTTGCTTATGCTAGCCAGCTTTACACTGTCTTTCGTCTACTTAAAAAATATTGACTACGAGTCAATGGCAGTTAGTGAGCATTATTTGCCATACGCCTTTCAAGCCGATGCAATGGAGAAGTCATTGCTCAAGATACAGCAAGATTTCTTTGCCTTGGCGAATGATCATATGCCTGACCCTAAAAGACAACAGAGCCTGCAGGATAAAGTCGAAGAATTCAAAAAACAACTAGGACTTTTTCAGGCGATGTTCTTAGAGATGAAGAATGAAGAGTACATAAAAAGGACTCGGGAGATTGCAACCTCTTTTGAATCGTTTCAGGCTGCTGGTCTAGCCATGATCGAGGCCTTTCATACTCAGGGTATGGAGAAAGGGCACGCTCTGAGCAAGCAATTCGACGTCCTAGCGTTGGGCCTGGAACAACAAGTGGATGCACTTCGGGAACGGCAGGCGCAAGTCGTAAAAGAGGCCGTTGGCGGCGTCACTAATTCCATAGACGCGATAAAGCTTGCCATGGCCCTGGCCGGCATTGTTGCGCTGGCTTGCGCGGCGTGCATGGCAATCCTGCTCAACAAAGGGATCGCCCGCCCGATTGCCGCGATTTCCACCCTTGCAAGGCGAGTGGCGGCGGGAGAAATGTCCTTGCGTATTGATGCCTCAGGCAGGGACGAAGTGGGGGAATTGGGGCAGGCCTTTAATTTCCTTTTAGAAAAAATCGAGTCTGCCTTGGTTTTGAACCGAGCGGTTCTGGACGCAATTCCCGACCCGGTCTACTTGGTGGACAAGGACCACAGGGTATTTCTTGCCAACCA
The nucleotide sequence above comes from Desulfovibrio sp. TomC. Encoded proteins:
- a CDS encoding IS3 family transposase → MSCTTSSDIGKPYGIKRVCWIWGQPRSSFYSARLGCQLERDRIPAGKRGPKALIDDLELLGMVKTDLDTSPFQGEGHRKVWARLRIRDGVRVGRKRVLRIMRENNLLSPSRGRRGSAILHDGQIVTQAPNVMWGTDGARVFTVNDGWVWIFSVVDHWNAECMGSHVCKYGTRFAALEPISQGIMPIAGSVGPDAGRGLALRMDHGTQYLSDHFLKQIKYWGVSPSFAFVEQPQTNGVAERFNKTLKEQAIYGRIFHSLEDVRQAVGEFVERYNDQWLVEKNGFKSPRQARRDWQAAGKMLTAA
- a CDS encoding periplasmic heavy metal sensor, translated to MNTRKHLVGLALVLVALLGLSGLANAQMVGSGTMSGQGMMNGQGMMGGNMMTGLTPEKQAAVQKIHADFNAVTASLRQQLTSKQYELNAQIYSATPDDKKVQALTKEVSDMRAKLFEAQVALQGRLTKEGLPTMGGMGMMGSCMIGGNGMMGPGMMSM
- a CDS encoding sigma-54-dependent Fis family transcriptional regulator; protein product: MAEKHKATVLVVDDDQGHRTILLALINGWGYKAAGADDGTKAVTLAREKPFDLILMDVRMAVMGGIEALKEIKAYNPSIPILIMTAYSNVESAVEAIKAGAYDYLTKPLDFDLLRMTMERALEHVSLKAENQELRDRLVSSFAPRSIVGRSEAMRRLMETVAMVAPSEATVLITGQSGTGKELVAKAIHFNSPRRNGPLVIVNCAALSETLLESELFGHEKGAFTGADKRREGRFMQANKGTIFLDEIGEISSAMQAKLLRVIQEREIQRVGSDNVLRVDVRIVAATNRDLKKEVAAGKFRQDLYYRLNVMAITVPPLRDRGEDVPLLAMHFLGKFAEANRKVAKGFTPQAMDMLIKYDWPGNVRELENAVERAVVLMPGDFVTEKELPLSINQAHGPEGQPTELSPHRGPGGILPLEEVEREAILAALETTGGNKTEAAKQLGITRKTLLAKLQR
- a CDS encoding IS3 family transposase; its protein translation is MLRILRGEPLNMLSRELGVEIYRLEQWRDAALAGMDEGLKSRIGDPLQAELDSAMKRIGELTMETELLWARVRHPGPLAKRRSKK
- a CDS encoding SHOCT domain-containing protein, with the translated sequence MMWDCGFPLSSLWIGGNVLWGLGAILLMTVLLGIFLLGARKTDKTHRADRDDSLEIIKARLARGEINQEDYLEIKKVLEQA
- a CDS encoding ATP-binding protein → MPPWLYLGSVIILAGIVAVMAVRNTHREKGLAAQTLFEKGTAFIRAFESGARTGMGMHWEGEQYQVLLEEMAKQPDILYLAVTNEAGVILADSDKGQIGSRLHSPEEMRELEIGAKEKWRMTTLPGGRKAFEVYRYFEPLAGCDALDSCDANGQPVSCPWSGPSASQGTGKQAVFTAFDVASFDAALAEDMRNTVILSAILLLLGVGGVMTLFWAQSYRFSKRQLQDTRVFSSEIINNLPVGLITTDSDGRLAVVNGAAERISGVKAADIVGKSPEEALPAAWCGLKDVIGKGEPVLEHDMECSFNGGKNIPLSLSASKILNEEGRYLGNLFIFRDLGEVRRLQEEVRRKEKLAALGSLAAGVAHEIRNPLSSIKGFAKYFEGQCAEGSHGRELAAVMAQEVDRLNRVITELLDFARSSDLKARPMDVGGLIEHSLRLVRQDAEGKKITVAFDRDASLPVIAIDPDRLTQALLNLYLNAIQAMEGGGTLAVRASSDGRGGVRIEVEDSGKGITPESLSSIFNPYFTTKSSGTGLGLAIVQKIIEAHRGEVKVKSTPGRGTTFNILLPVGRPEGAFHGRKA